One window of the Alligator mississippiensis isolate rAllMis1 chromosome 5, rAllMis1, whole genome shotgun sequence genome contains the following:
- the LOC102574445 gene encoding myosin-10 isoform X4: MAMRVPPQDEAERYLFVDRSGVGGLATQADWTAKRLVWVPSERHGFEAASLCEEQGDEVLVELTETGRPARVPKHDVQRMNPPKFAKVEDMAELTCLNEASVLHNLKDRYYSGLIYTYSGLFCVVINPYKVLPIYTEQIVDMYRGKKRHEMPPHIYAISEAAYRSMLQDREDQSILCTGESGAGKTENTKKVIQYLAHVASSHKARKEHSVPGELERQLLQANPILEAFGNAKTVKNDNSSRFGKFIRINFDVAGYIVGANIETYLLEKSRAIRQAKDERTFHIFYQLLAGAGDHMKGELLLEPFSQYRFLSNGVLPIPGQQDREVFQETLESMRIMGFSHEEIHSMLRMVSAVLQFGNIAFRKERNSDQASMPDNTAAQKLCHLLALNVTEFSRAILMPRIKVGRDYVQKAQTKEQADFAIEALAKATYERLFRWLVHRINRALDRTKRQGAAFIGILDIAGFEIFQLNSFEQLCINYTNEKLQQLFNHTMFVLEQEEYQREGIAWDFIDFGLDLQPCIDLIERPANPPGVLALLDEECWFPKATDKSFVEKVIQEQGAHPKFQKPRQLRDKADFCIIHYAGKVDYKADEWLMKNMDPLNDNVATLLHQSADRFTAELWKDVDRIVGLDQVSGMGEMAFGSSYKTKKGMFRTVGQLYKESLSKLMSTLRNTNPNFVRCIIPNHEKRAGKLEPHLVLDQLRCNGVLEGIRICRQGFPNRIIFQEFRQRYEILTPNAIPKGFMDGKQACELMIKSLELDPNLYRIGQSKIFFRAGVLAHLEEERDLKITDIIVSFQAAARGYLARRAFLKKQQQLSALRVMQRNCAAYLKLRHWQWWRLFTKVKPLLQVTRQDEVMQAKALELQKVQEKHTKTQLDLQELESKYQQLAEEKAILAEQLQAETELFAEAEEMRARLAAKKQELEEILHDLEARVEEEEERAQQLHSDKKKMQQHVQDLEEQLEEEEAARQKLQLEKVTMESRLKKMEEDVLLLEDQNSKFLKERKLMEERLSEFTSHMAEEEEKVKSLSKLRNKYEAVMADMEDRLKKEEKGRQELEKLKRRLDGEATDLQEQVLELQQQLEELRAQLARKEAELQAALARVEEEVAQKNLVLKSLRELQAQLAEAQEDLEAEKVARTKAEKQRRDLGEELEALKTELEDTLDSTATQQELRSKREQEVTELKKLMEEEVKTHESQVLEMRQRHTSTLEELSEQLEQSRRFRAALEKAKQMLEGEKAELAQEVKALQGTRLDSEQKRKKLEGQVQELQARAGEAERAKAELTERLTKLQSELDGVSGVLGTTESKTIKLTKDLATVESHLQDTQELLQEETRQKLALSSRVRQLEEEKSVLLEQMEEDEAAKANLNRQIQSLQQQVVETRRKLEEDAGVAEGLEEARRRVAKELEVLGQRYAEKVVAAEKAEKGRARLQQELDDLSVELGQQRQTVGALERRQKKFDQMLAEEKLVSARHAEERDRVEAEAREKETKVLSLSRALEEALELQAELERQNKQLRAEMDDLVSSKDDVGKNVHELERSKRALEQQVQEMRAQLEELEDELQATEDGKLRLEVNMQAMKAQHERELQNRDDANDDKKKLLFKQVRDLEQELDAERKQKALAVAARKKLELDLQDVMGQIEAANKGREEAVKQLRKLQAQMKELWREVEEARTSREEIFIQARESEKKMKNLEAELLQLQEELAASERAKRQAQQERDDLADELANGTSGKSALLDEKRHLEARIGQLEEELDEEQSNMELLNDRYRKLTLQVETLTTELAAEHSFSQKAENSRQQLERQNKELKAKLGEMDSSVKSKYKLAIATLEAKVAQLEEQLEQEARERMLSGKLVRRAEKRLKEVVLQVEEERRNADQFKDQLDKGHIRMKQLKRQLEEAEEEASRANASRRRMQRELEDVTESAESMNREVTTLRNRLRRTPLTFTTRTVRQVFRLEGVSDEETEEQDAETTATNHHPSPVPPQTQPQSPLAEQPPSE; encoded by the exons ATGGCAATGCGGGTGCCCCCACAGGATGAGGCTGAGCGCTATCTGTTTGTAGACCGCAGTGGGGTTGGTGGCCTGGCCACGCAGGCCGACTGGACGGCCAAGCGCCTGGTGTGGGTGCCCTCAGAGCGGCATGGTTTTGAGGCAGCCAGTCTATGTGAGGAACAGGGTGATGAGGTTCTAGTGGAGCTGACTGAGACAGGGCGCCCTGCCCGGGTTCCCAAGCATGATGTCCAGAGGATGAACCCCCCCAAGTTTGCCAAGGTGGAGGATATGGCAGAGCTGACCTGCCTTAATGAGGCTTCCGTGCTGCACAACCTCAAGGATCGCTACTACTCTGGTCTCATCTAT ACATACTCAGGGCTGTTCTGCGTGGTGATCAACCCGTATAAGGTGCTGCCCATCTACACGGAGCAGATTGTGGACATGTACCGTGGCAAGAAGCGCCATGAGATGCCACCCCACATCTACGCTATTTCTGAGGCTGCCTACCGCAGCATGCTGCAAG ACCGGGAGGACCAGTCCATTCTGTGCAC GGGAGAATCGGGAGCTGGCAAGACGGAGAACACCAAGAAGGTGATCCAGTACCTTGCCCATGTTGCCTCTTCCCACAAGGCCCGCAAGGAGCACAGTGTCCCG GGTGAGCTGgagcggcagctgctgcaggccaaTCCCATCTTGGAGGCCTTTGGCAATGCCAAGACCGTGAAGAATGACAACTCCTCGCGCTTT GGCAAGTTCATCCGGATCAATTTTGACGTTGCAGGCTACATTGTGGGAGCCAACATTGAGACTT ACCTGTTGGAGAAATCGCGTGCCATCCGCCAGGCTAAGGATGAGCGAACCTTCCATATCTTCtaccagctgctggctggggctggcgaCCACATGAAGG GGGAACTGCTGCTGGAGCCATTCAGCCAGTACCGGTTCTTGTCCAATGGGGTGCTGCCCATCCCgggccagcaggacagggaggtctTCCAGGAGACGCTAGAGTCCATGCGCATTATGGGCTTCTCTCATGAGGAGATTCACA GTATGCTACGGATGGTGTCAGCTGTGCTGCAGTTTGGGAACATTGCCTTCCGCAAGGAGCGTAACTCAGACCAGGCCTCCATGCCGGATAACACTG ctgcccagaagctgtgccaCTTGCTGGCTCTCAATGTGACTGAGTTCTCCCGTGCCATCCTCATGCCCCGCATCAAGGTGGGGCGTGACTATGTACAGAAGGCACAGACGAAAGAGCAG GCTGACTTTGCCATTGAGGCTCTGGCCAAGGCCACATATGAGCGACTCTTCCGCTGGCTGGTACACCGCATCAACCGGGCACTGGACCGCACCAAGCGCCAGGGTGCTGCCTTCATTGGCATCCTTGATATTGCTGGCTTTGAGATCTTCCAG CTGAACTCCTTTGAGCAGCTGTGCATCAACTACACCaatgagaagctgcagcagctcttcaACCACACCATGTTCGTGTTGGAGCAGGAGGAATACCAGCGTGAGGGCATCGCCTGGGACTTTATTGACTTTGGCCTCGATCTGCAGCCCTGCATCGACCTCATTGAGCGTCCG GCAAACCCCCCTGGGGTGCTAGCCCTGTTGGATGAGGAGTGCTGGTTCCCAAAGGCTACAGACAAGAGCTTTGTGGAGAAGGTGATCCAGGAGCAAGGTGCTCACCCTAAGTTCCAGAAGCCCCGACAGCTGCGTGACAAGGCCGACTTCTGCATCATCCACTATGCTGGCAAG GTGGATTACAAGGCAGATGAGTGGCTGATGAAGAACATGGACCCCCTGAATGACAATGTGGCCACACTTCTCCACCAGAGTGCTGACCGCTTTACCGCTGAGCTCTGGAAGGACG TGGACCGAATTGTGGGGCTGGACCAAGTGAGTGGTATGGGCGAGATGGCCTTTGGCTCATCCTACAAGACCAAGAAGGGTATGTTCCGCACTGTGGGGCAGCTCTACAAGGAGTCGCTCTCCAAGCTCATGTCCACCCTGCGCAACACCAACCCCAACTTTGTGCGCTGCATCATTCCCAACCATGAGAAGCGG GCTGGGAAGCTGGAGCCCCACCTAGTGCTGGACCAGCTGCGCTGCAATGGGGTGCTGGAGGGCATCCGCATCTGCCGTCAGGGCTTCCCCAACCGCATCATCTTCCAGGAGTTCCGTCAGAG GTATGAGATCCTGACACCCAACGCCATCCCGAAAGGTTTCATGGACGGCAAGCAGGCCTGCGAGCTCATG ATTAAGTCTCTGGAACTGGACCCCAACCTGTACCGCATTGGGCAGAGCAAGATCTTCTTCCGGGCAGGTGTGCTGGCGCACCTTGAAGAAGAGCGTGACCTCAAGATTACCGACATCATTGTCTCCTTCCAGGCTGCTGCCCGTGGCTACCTGGCCAGGAG GGCGTTcctgaagaagcagcagcagctgagtgcaCTGCGGGTGATGCAGCGGAACTGTGCTGCCTATCTCAAGCTGCGCCACTGGCAGTGGTGGCGTCTCTTCACCAAG GTGAAGCCACTGCTTCAGGTGACACGGCAGGATGAGGTGATGCAGGCCAAGGCCTTGGAGTTGCAGAAGGTGCAGGAGAAGCACACAAAAACCCAACTGGACCTCCAGGAGCTGGAGAGCAAGTACCAGCAG CTGGCAGAGGAGAAAGCTATCTTGgcggagcagctgcaggcagagacgGAGCTGTTTGCTGAGGCCGAGGAGATGAGAGCACGCCTGGCTGCTaagaagcaggagctggaggagatCCTGCACGACCTGGAGGCgcgggtggaggaggaggaggagcgtgCCCAGCAGCTACACAGCGACAAGAAGAAGATGCAGCAGCACGTCCAG GACTTGGAGGagcagctggaagaggaggaggcggcacggcagaagctgcagctggagaaggtgacCATGGAGTCCCGGTTGAAGAAGATGGAGGAGGATGTCCTGCTGCTGGAGGACCAGAACTCCAAGTTCCTTAAG GAGCGGAAGCTGATGGAAGAGCGCCTCTCGGAGTTCACGTCCCACATGGCAGAAGAAGAGGAGAAGGTGAAGAGCCTGTCCAAGCTGCGCAATAAGTACGAGGCTGTCATGGCTGACATGGAag accggctgaagaaggaggagaaggggcGGCAGGAGCTGGAGAAGCTGAAGCGGCGGCTGGATGGCGAAGCCACAGACCTGCAAGAGCAGGTGCTGGAACTGCAACAGCAGTTGGAGGAGCTGCGGGCACAGCTAGCACGCAAGGAAGCCGAGCTGCAggctgctctggccag ggtggaggaggaggtggcccaGAAGAACCTGGTGCTGAAGTCACTGCGGGAGCTGCAAGcacagctggctgaggcacaggaggacctggaggcagagaaagTGGCACGCACTAAGGCCGAGAAGCAGCGTCGAGACCTGGGCGAGGAGCTGGAGGCCCTGAAAACTGAGTTGGAGGACACGCTGGACTCCACCGCCACCCAGCAGGAGCTGCG GTCCAAGCGGGAGCAGGAGGTGACGGAGCTGAAGAAGCTGATGGAGGAGGAGGTGAAGACGCATGAGTCCCAGGTGTTGGAGATGCGACAACGACACACCAGCACCCTGGAGGAGCTGTCAGAGCAGCTAGAGCAGTCCCGCCGG TTTAGGGCAGCACTGGAGAAGGCAAAGCAGAtgctggagggggagaaggcGGAGCTGGCCCAGGAGGTGAAGGCGCTGCAGGGCACACGCCTTGACTCGGAGCAGAAGCGCAAGAAACTagaggggcaggtgcaggagctgcaggcccGGGCGGGTGAAGCTGAGCGTGCTAAGGCTGAGCTCACTGAGCGCCTGACTAAGTTGCAG AGTGAGCTGGATGGAGTCTCGGGGGTTCTGGGTACAACCGAGTCTAAGACCATCAAACTCACAAAGGACCTAGCCACAGTTGAATCCCACCTGCAGGATACTCAG GAGTTGCTGCAGGAGGAGACAAGGCAGAAGCTGGCGCTGAGCTCGCGGGTGCGtcagttggaggaggagaagagtgTCCTACTGGAGCAGATGGAGGAGGATGAGGCTGCCAAGGCCAACCTGAACCGCCAGatccagagcctgcagcagcag GTGGTGGAGACACGGcggaagctggaggaggatgcaggggtggcagaggggctggaggaggctcGCCGACGGGTGGCCAAGGAGCTGGAAGTGCTAGGACAGCGCTATGCTGAGAAGGTGGTGGCTGCTGAGAAGGCAGAGAAGGGGCGGGCACGGCTACAGCAGGAGTTGGATGACCTGAGcgtggagctgggccagcagcgCCAGACTGTAGGAGCCCTCGAGCGCCGTCAGAAGAAATTCGATCAG ATGCTGGCTGAAGAGAAGCTGGTATCAGCGCGGCATGCAGAGGAGCGGGACCGGGTTGAGGCTGAGGCGCGAGAGAAGGAGACGAAGGTGCTGTCACTGAGCCGGGCGCTAGAGGAGgcgctggagctgcaggctgaaCTGGAGCGCCAGAACAAGCAGTTGCGTGCTGAGATGGACGACCTGGTCAGCTCCAAGGATGACGTCGGCAAGAAT GTGCATGAGTTGGAGCGGTCGAAGCgggctctggagcagcaggtgcaggAGATGCGGGCACAGTTGGAGGAGCTGGAGGACGAGCTGCAGGCCACGGAGGATGGGAAGCTGCGGCTGGAGGTTAACATGCAGGCCATGAAGGCGCAACATGAGCGGGAGCTGCAGAACCGTGATGATGCCAACGATGACAAGAAGAAGCTGCTTTTCAAGCAG GTGCGGGACCTAGAGCAGGAGCTGGATGCAGAGCGGAAACAGAAGGCACTGGCTGTGGCTGCACGGAAGAAGCTGGAGCTCGACCTGCAGGACGTGATGGGTCAGATTGAAGCTGCAAACAAGGGGCGTGAGGAGGCCGTCAAACAGCTCCGGAAACTGCAG GCACAGATGAAGGAGCTGTGGCGGGAGGTGGAGGAGGCTCGCACCTCCCGTGAGGAGATCTTCATTCAGGCCCGTGAGAGCGAGAAGAAGATGAAAAACCTAGAAGCagaactgctgcagctgcaggag GAACTGGCAGCGTCGGAGCGAGCCAAGCGACAGGCCCAGCAGGAGCGTGATGACCTGGCTGACGAGCTGGCCAATGGGACCAGTGGCAA GTCGGCACTGCTGGATGAGAAGCGACATCTGGAGGCACGGAttgggcagctggaggaggagctggatgaGGAGCAGAGCAACATGGAGCTGCTGAATGATCGCTACCGCAAGCTCaccctgcag GTGGAGACCTTGACGACAGAGCTGGCCGCTGAGCACAGTTTCTCCCAGAAGGCAGAGAACTCACGGCAGCAGTTAGAGCGGCAGAACAAGGAACTGAAGGCTAAGTTAGGCGAGATGGACTCCTCAGTCAAATCCAAGTATAAGTTGGCCATAGCCACCCTGGAGGCCAAGGTGGCCCAGCTCGAAGAGCAGCTGGAGCAAGAGGCTCG GGAGCGGATGCTGTCGGGCAAGCTGGTGCGCCGGGCAGAGAAGCGGCTGAAGGAGGTGGTGCTGCAGGTGGAGGAAGAGCGGAGGAATGCAGATCAATTCAAGGACCAG ctggacaagggacacaTTCGCATGAAGCAGCTGAAGCGGCagctggaagaggcagaggaggaagcatCTCGGGCTAATGCCAGCCGCCGCCGCATGCAGCGTGAGCTTGAAGATGTCACTGAGTCAGCCGAGTCCATGAACCGTGAGGTTACCACGCTGCGCAACCGCCTCAG GCGAACCCCCCTGACATTCACTACCCGCACAGTGCGCCAGGTCTTCCGGCTGGAGGGGGTCTCAGACGAGGAGACGGAGGAGCAGGATGCAGAGACCACAGCTACCAACCACcatccttcccctgtccccccccagacccagccgCAGTCACCCCTGGCTGAGCAGCCCCCCAGCGAGTGA